Below is a window of Phormidium ambiguum IAM M-71 DNA.
TTCCTGAATTTTCGCCACCGTCGCCTCGGAAATTTCCACCCATTCCCCGTGCATTTGGTGCTCGGTAATTTTTTGGGCCTCCACAGGTCTAAAAGTACCTACCCCAATATGCAAAGTGACGAAAGTTTGTTCAACTCCTTTGGCGGTTAATTTCTCTAATAACTCAGGCGTAAAGTGTAACCCCGCTGTCGGCGCAGCTACTGAACCCGGAGTCTGTGCATAAATAGTTTGATACTGTTTGGGAAGAGATTCAGAATCTTTAATATAAGGAGGTAAAGGTACATGACCAAACTCATCTAAAAGTGGAATTAAAGATTTTCCTTCGGGGATATTAAACTCTAGAATTCGCCCGCCTGTGGCTTCATCCTTAGCTAAAACTTTTGCACTTAAACGAAATTCTCCTCCATTTTCTGAAGAATTTTTGCTCTGAAAATAAATTTCAGTCCCAGGTTGTAAGCGTCTACCCGGTTTTACCAAAGCTAACCAACAATTGTTTTTTTGCTCTTGTAATAGTAAAATTTCTACAGGAGTCCCCGTATTTTTACGTCCGTAGAGTCGCGCAGGAATTACACGAGTGTTGTTCATTACCAGTAAATCCCCTGGTTTAAGCAATTCTACTAAATCCCGAAAGATTTGATGGCTGTGTTGTGTGGGGGAACTAATTACCAGTAAGCGAGAGCTATCTCTTGGCGTGACTGGGTTTTGGGCGATGCGATCGTCAGGAAGTTCATAATCATAAGCAGATAGCAACAGGTCTTCTTCACTTTTCCCAATCAAACTAGG
It encodes the following:
- the queA gene encoding tRNA preQ1(34) S-adenosylmethionine ribosyltransferase-isomerase QueA; this translates as MNQPKSASLSSPSLIGKSEEDLLLSAYDYELPDDRIAQNPVTPRDSSRLLVISSPTQHSHQIFRDLVELLKPGDLLVMNNTRVIPARLYGRKNTGTPVEILLLQEQKNNCWLALVKPGRRLQPGTEIYFQSKNSSENGGEFRLSAKVLAKDEATGGRILEFNIPEGKSLIPLLDEFGHVPLPPYIKDSESLPKQYQTIYAQTPGSVAAPTAGLHFTPELLEKLTAKGVEQTFVTLHIGVGTFRPVEAQKITEHQMHGEWVEISEATVAKIQETKARGGRVIAVGTTAVRSLEGASQNGELRPFCGQTELFIYPGYQWRVVEGLITNFHLPRSSLMMLVSALVGRKRLLSLYEEAIAQNYRFYSFGDAMLILPEARIN